In Haemophilus parainfluenzae, the sequence AAACCACAATTAAACCTGCGTCTCATCCAGTTGGCACGACAGTTGAAGTCGCGAATCTCTTTTTTAACACGCCTGCTCGTCGTAAATTCTTACGCACTGATAAAACAGAATTTGCTCATATTGATGAAGTCATTCGTCGTATTGCTTTAGCAAAATTCAATATCGCTTTTACGCTCACTCATAATGGCAAAATTATTCGACAATATCATCCTGCAACGAATGAAGAACAACAGCTCAAACGTGTTGCCGCCATTTGTGGCGATGATTTTGTGCAACATGCCTTACGCATTGATTGGAAACATGATGATTTGCATCTTTCTGGCTGGGTGGCGACACCTGAATTTACACGTTCTCAAAATGATTTGAGCTATTGCTATATCAATGGACGAATGGTGCGCGATAAAGTGATCACCCACGCCATTCGTCAAGCTTATGCGGAGCATTTGCATACTGAGCAATACCCTGCATTTGTGCTATTTATCGATCTCAATCCACATGATGTCGATGTCAACGTGCATCCAACAAAACACGAAGTTCGTTTCCATCAAGCGCGTTTAATTCATGATTTTATCTGCCAAGGTGTAACAAATGCACTCAATGACATTCCTCAAGCTGAATTGGATTTAGCGCCAGCGATAAATGAGGCAAGAGAGCCTTCAGCTTCGTATCAAACGCACTATGAAACAAAACCCAATCGTGCAGCGGCAGGGCAAAATATTTTCGCCTCAAATTATCATCAATCTCGTGAAAAACAATCAGAAAATCGACCGCACTTTTCAAACCGTAGTGAATATGTTCCGTCATATGGTTATCGTGAACAACCTACAAAGACTGAACAACGCTTATATGGTGAATTAGTACGTCCTGTGGAAACTTCTCAAGTTTTAACAAAGTCAGCCGTTGAACAACTCCCACAGACAAGTGAACCAGGCTATTTACGCGCATTAGCATTAATTGAAAATAAAGCGTTGCTTTTACAACAAAATCAGCAGTTTTATTTGATGTTATTAGCTAAATTGCAAACCTTAAATTATGAATTAACCTTACAACAAAATGAAATTTCACAACAGCCGTTGCTCATTCCGATTATTTTCCGCTTAGATGAAAAACAATTTGAACAATGGCAAAAACAAAAAGCTTTTTTTCAGCAAAGTGGTTTTGAATTTATTGAAAATGAAGCTCAGCTACGTCTTACATTAAACAAAGTCCCTGCGGTTTTACGTACACAAAATTTACAAAAATGTGTGGTGAGCCTACTTGCTGAACATGTAGAAAATATGCCTGATTTTCTGACCGCACTTTGTCAGACGCTAGAGGTGAAACCAATTAAAGTGTTAGCGGATGCGGTCAGCTTATTAAGCGAAACGGAACGCTTCCTGAATAAAGCTCATCAAGAAAAATTTAATACATTACTGAAACCAATTAACTGGCAGCCTTTTTTAAGCGACTTGTAATATGACACAAAAAACTGACTCCAAACCAACCGCACTTTTTCTGATGGGACCGACGGCCTCAGGAAAAACAGATCTTGCTATTCAATTACGTCAAAGCCTGCCAGTGGAAGTGATCAGTGTCGATTCTGCATTAATTTATAAAGGCATGGATATTGGTACGGCAAAGCCTTCTAAAGAAGAACTTGCTCTTGCTCCTCACCGCTTAATCGATATTTTAGATCCCGCTGAAAGTTATTCTGCGATGAATTTTCGTGACGATGCGCTCAGAGAAATGGCTGATATTACCGCGCAAGGCAAAATTCCACTTTTGGTTGGTGGCACGATGTTGTATTACAAAGCATTGATTGAGGGACTTTCCCCCCTTCCATCTGCTGATGAAAATTTACGCTTAGAGATTGAAGAAAAAGCGCAAGAACTTGGCTGGCCTGCTCTTCATCAAGAATTACAAAAAATTGATCCTGTTTCAGCAGATCGTATCAATCCAAATGATTCACAGCGTATTAATCGTGCATTAGAAGTATTCTATTTAACGGGCAAATCATTAACGGAATTAACCGAACAAAAAGGCGAAAAATTGCCTTATCAATTTTTACAATTCGCGATTGCACCAGAAGATCGTGCGGTATTACATCAACGTATCGAACAACGTTTCCATAAAATGATCGAATTAGGTTTCCAAGAAGAGGTTGAAAAACTCTATCAACGAGAAGATCTCCATCCTGATTTGCCTTCTATCCGCTGTGTGGGCTATCGCCAAATGTGGGAATATTTACGAGGTGACTATGATCATGAAGAAATGGTCTTCCGCGGTATTTGTGCAACTCGACAATTAGCAAAACGACAAATCACCTGGCTACGCGGCTGGAAAACACCATTAAATTGGCTAGATAGTCTGCAACCGCAACAAGCCAAAGAAATCGTATTACGCAAGATTGACGAACATTTTAAGGGGTAAATTATGGTGCTTTCACTTCCGCTTTCGACTGAAAAACTCATTCAACTTGGCGAAGTGCTTTGCCAACATTTCCCTGAAATGAATCTTGATGAAATAACCCAACAAATCGAGCGGGACGCGACAGAGCTCACGACAACAATCGGACAAATAAACTATGCTATCAGTCTGTCTGATTTCTTGGAAAAAGTCTTAAAAAAACAACCGCACTTTTTAGCCCAATGGTGGCAAACACCACCTCAATTTTCAGATTGTCAACATTATGCTAGCCGTTTAGCTGACCAACTCTCCACTATCCAAAACGAAGAACAGCTTTACAAAACGCTACGAAATTTTCGTAATCAAGAAATGGCAAAACTTAGTTTCTGTCAAAGCTTGAATCTTGCCACCGTAGAAGAAATTTTTATTCGTCTTTCTCAACTTGCAGAGAGTCTTATCATTGGTGCGAGAGATTGGCTGTACAAACAAGCTTGCGAAGAAATGGGCACGCCTTGCGATGAAAATGGCAACCCACAGCAACTCTATATTCTTGGCATGGGAAAATTAGGTGGTTTTGAACTAAATTTCTCCTCTGATATTGATTTAATTTTTACTTACCCTTCACAGGGAGAAACCGTTGGTGCAAGACGAGCCATTGACAACGCCAAATTTTTTACCCGTTTAGGACAACGTCTGATCAATGCTTTAGATCAATTCACGCCTGATGGTTTTGTCTATCGTACGGATATGCGCCTTCGCCCTTTTGGTGACAGCGGTGCGCTAGCCTTAAGTTTTTCTGCAATGGAACAGTATTACCAAGATCAAGGGCGAGACTGGGAACGCTATGCCATGATCAAAGGGCGTATTTTAGGAGCCGATGAGCAAGATCCCAATGTAAAAACCTTGCAGCAATTACTTCGCCCCTTTGTGTATCGACGCTATATTGATTTTAGTGTGATTCAAGCTTTACGTGAAATGAAAGGTAAAATCGAGCGCGAAGTACGTCGTCGTGGCTTAAAAGACAATATTAAGTTAGGCGCAGGCGGGATTCGAGAAATCGAATTTATTGTACAAGTTTTTCAACTGATTCGTGGTGGACGTGAGATCAAACTCCAACAACATGAATTGCTTAAACTTCTTCCTGAAATACGAGATCTCGGTTTAATTACGTCTCAACAATACCATGAATTAAGAGACGCTTATATCTTTCTACGACGTAGTGAAAACGTGCTTCAAGCCATTGATGACCAACAAACGCAACTTCTGCCAACAGATGAAGAAAATCGCCTTAGATTAATGATTGCTTGTCGAGAATACACTTATTTAGATGAAAACAATCAGGCTACGACAAAATCTTATCCAATTGAAAACTGGGATGATTTCTATCAAACACTACAAACACACCAACAAAAAGTGAGGTCAGTTTTTGATGCACTAATTGGTGAAGAAAAAGATGAACATAGCGATGACAATAATCAGTGGATTGATTTTTTAGAAAGTGATCTTGATGATATTGAACAAATGCTGGTCGATAACCATATTGATGAGGACGCGATTTCCGATACCTTAGATAAACTTATTCAATTCAAAGAGGGGCTTGCGCGCCGGGTTATTGGCTCTAGAGGTCGAGAAGTTTTAGCTCACTTATTGCCAAATATCTTCCCCCAAATATTTGAGCAAAAAAATTACCGCACTTTGTTGCCACGCATCCTCAATATTGTCGATAGAATTGCGAGTAGAACGACGTATTTAGAATTACTCTTAGAAAACCCCCAAGCCATTGAGCAGCTAATTGAATTGTGTGCGCAATCCCAGATGATTGCTGAGCAAGTGGCTCGTCACCCTATTCTACTCGATGAATTATTAAAAACTGAAGCGCTACGTAATCCATTACCATTCACACAGTATCCTGACGAATTAAAGCAATATATGCTGCGATTACCGCAAGACGATGAAGACCAATTCATTGACGGTTTACGCCAATTTAAACAGTCTATTTTATTACGTGTTGCAGCCGCTGATATTCTAGGCGTATTGCCTGTTATGAAAGTAAGCGATCATCTCACTTATCTGGCAGAAGCAATCATTGATGCCGTTGTCAATTTTGCTTGGCAACAAGTCAGTCAACGATTTGGTGTACCTGAACATCTAGTTGATAAAACAGAAAAAGGCTTTTTAGTCATTGGCTACGGTAAATTAGGCGGAATTGAACTCGGTTATAAATCTGATTTGGATTTAGTCTTTTTATACCAAGCTGTTGAAGGAGTGACTGTTGGTGGGAAGAAATCCATTGATAGCAATCAATTCTATTTAAGATTGGCTCAAAAAATTGTCAGCATCTTTAGTATGAATACCAGTGCAGGCATACTTTACGATGTTGATATGCGATTACGACCTTCAGGCGATGCGGGCTTACTAGGCTGTTCGCTTCAAGCATTTGAAAACTATCAACTCAATGAAGCTTGGACATGGGAGAAACAGGCACTTGTCCGCAGTCGTGCCATTTTTGGTGAAACTGAATTAAAAGCAGAATTTGAAAAAATTCGCTGTAATGTACTTTCTGCTCAAAGAGATATCAATCAGCTAAAAATTGAAGTAAGAGAAATGCGTGAAAAAATGTACGACCATTTATCTCATACAAAAGAAGGCTTTTTTAATATCAAAACAGATCGTGGTGGCATTACCGATATTGAATTTATCGCCCAATATCTGATGCTTGCAAATGCCCCAGCTAATCCAACATTAACAAAATGGTCTGATAACGTCCGCATCTTTGATTCCATGGCTGAATATCACATTATTTCTCTAACAGAATGTGAAAAGCTCAAATCCTGTTACGTGACATTGCGTAATAAAATTCATCACCTGAACTTATTAGGGAATCCTGTCATTGTTGATGATTCGGCGTTTACAGAAGAAAGGGAATTTGTTTGTTCTTTCTGGCAAAAGCTCTTTTCTTAAAAAATTAAAGGAGTCTATCCCCATATATTTGGAATAAACTCCTTTTCATATATTCTCTACGCAAAAACAGCCTAACTTTCTACCGCTCTTATATTGTCAAAGTAATCTTTAATAAAAATCCATAAACAAAAAACCCCAAGCTCTTCAGCTTGGGGTTCACATTCAGTACCTGGCGGTGTCCTACTCTCACATGGGGAAGCCCCACACTACCATCGGCGCATCGGCGTTTCACTTCTGAGTTCGGTATGGGGTCAGGTGGGACCACCGCTCTATCGCCGCCAGGATTATTCCTTTAATAACTTTTCTATTTCTCTCTGCTCCACTATCTCTAGCGCTCACAACCAAACAAGCTGATTAACCTTCAATACTTTCTCTTTATTCTCTGAGTCTCGTCTTTGTATCATTACAACACCCAAAACCCTTGAGCGTTGTATAGTTAAGCCTCTCGGGCAATTAGTACATGTTAGCTCAACGGTTCGCACCGCTTACACACCATGCCTATCTACGTCTTAGTCTTAAACAACCCTTACAGATTTTAAATCTGGGAGAACTCATCTCTTGGCAAGTTTCGTGCTTAGATGCTTTCAGCACTTATCTCTTCCGCACTTAGCTACCCGGCAATGCGTCTGGCGACACAACCGGAACACCAGTGGTGCGTCCACTCCGGTCCTCTCGTACTAGGAGCAGCCCCAACCAATTCTCCAACGCCCACGGCAGATAGGGACCGAACTGTCTCACGACGTTCTAAACCCAGCTCGCGTACCACTTTAAATGGCGAACAGCCATACCCTTGGGACCTACTTCAGCCCCAGGATGTGATGAGCCGACATCGAGGTGCCAAACACCGCCGTCGATATGAACTCTTGGGCGGTATCAGCCTGTTATCCCCGGAGTACCTTTTATCCGTTGAGCGATGGCCCTTCCATTCAGAACCACCGGATCACTATGACCTACTTTCGTACCTGCTCGACTTGTCTGTCTCGCAGTTAAGCTTGCTTATACCATTGCACTAACCTGACGATGTCCGACCGTCATTAGCAAACCTTCGTGCTCCTCCGTTACTCTTTGGGAGGAGACCGCCCCAGTCAAACTACCCACCAGACACTGTCCGAGACCACGTTTCGTAATCTTCGTTAGAACATCAAACGTTAAAGGGTGGTATTTCAAGGACGCCTCCACAATCACTGGCGTGACTGCTTCTAAGGCTCCCACCTATCCTACACATCAAAATTCAATGTTCAGTGTCAAGCTATAGTAAAGGTTCACGGGGTCTTTCCGTCTAGCCGCGGGTACACCGCATCTTCACGGCGATTTCAATTTCACTGAGTCTCGGGTGGAGACAGCCTGGCCATCATTATGCCATTCGTGCAGGTCGGAACTTACCCGACAAGGAATTTCGCTACCTTAGGACCGTTATAGTTACGGCCGCCGTTTACTGGGGCTTCGATCAGGAGCTTCTCTTTCGATTACACCATCAATTAACCTTCCAGCACCGGGCAGGCATCACACCCTATACGTCCACTTTCGTGTTTGCAGAGTGCTGTGTTTTTAATAAACAGTTGCAGCCAGCTGGTATCTTCGACCGGTTCAACCTTCGCCCGCAAGGGACTACAATCTACGCCGGCGCACCTTCTCCCGAAGTTACGGTGCTATTTTGCCTAGTTCCTTCACCCGAGTTCTCTCAAGCGCCTGAGTATTCTCTACCTGACCACCTGTGTCGGTTTTCAGTACGGTTTAGATAAACCTGAAGCTTAGTGGCTTTTCCTGGAAGTGTGGTATCGGTTACTTCAGCTCCGTAGAGCCTCGTCATCATCTCTCAGTGTTTAATAGAAGTCCGGATTTGCCTAAACTTCCCACCTACAAACTTAAACGCACATATCCAACAGTGCGATAACCTAACCTGCTCCGTCCCCACATCGCAGTTTATCCAAGTACGGGAATATTAACCCGTTTCCCATCGACTACGCTTTTCAGCCTCGCCTTAGGGGCCGACTCACCCTGCCCCGATTAACGTTGGACAGGAACCCTTGGTCTTCCGGCGAACGGGTTTTTCACCCGTTTTATCGTTACTTATGTCAGCATTCGCACTTCTGATACGTCCAGCAAACCTCTCGATTCACCTTCATCCGCTTACAGAACGCTCCCCTACCCAACAGACTTTCGTCTGATGCCGCAGCTTCGGTGCTATATTTGAGCCCCGTTACATCTTCCGCGCAGGCCGACTCGACTAGTGAGCTATTACGCTTTCTTTAAATGATGGCTGCTTCTAAGCCAACATCCTAGCTGTCTAAGCCTTCCCACTTCGTTTCCCACTTAATATAGACTTTGGGACCTTAGCTGGCGGTCTGGGTTGTTTCCCTCTCCACGACGGACGTTAGCACCCGCCGTGTGTCTCCTGAGTATCACTCTTCGGTATTCGTAGTTTGCATCGGGTTGGTAATCCGGGATGGACCCCTAGCCGAAACAGTGCTCTACCCCCGAAGGTGTCCGCTCAAGGCTCTACCTAAATAGATTTCGGGGAGAACCAGCTATCTCCCGGTTTGATTGGCCTTTCACCCCCAGCCACAAGTCATCCGCTAATTTTTCAACATTAGTCGGTTCGGTCCTCCAGTTAGTGTTACCCAACCTTCAACCTGCCCATGGCTAGATCACCGGGTTTCGGGTCTATACCTTGCAACTAAACGCCCAGTTAAGACTCGGTTTCCCTTCGGCTCCCCTATTCGGTTAACCTCGCTACAAAATATAAGTCGCTGACCCATTATACAAAAGGTACGCAGTCACCCTTAAAGGGCTCCCACTGCTTGTACGTACAAGGTTTCAGGTTCTATTTCACTCCCCTCACCGGGGTTCTTTTCGCCTTTCCTTCACAGTACTGGTTCACTATCGGTCAATCAGGAGTATTTAGCCTTGGAGGATGGTCCCCCCATCTTCAAACAGGATATCACGTGTCCCGCCCTACTTATCGTTAGCTTAGTACCATGACCTGGACTTCGAGTACGGGGCTATCACCCTGTATCGCCAAGCTTCCCAGCTTGTTCCTCTGTCTCTGTCATTATCACTAACAGGCTCCTTCGCGTTCGCTCGCCGCTACTAACGAAATCTCGGTTGATTTCTTTTCCTCGGGGTACTTAGATGTTTCAGTTCTCCCGGTTTGCCTCACTTACCTATGTATTCACTAAGTGATAGTAGATTCTTCATCTACTGGGTTTCCCCATTCGGACATCTTGGATTAAACGCCTCTTATCGACTCATCCAAGCTTTTCGCAGATTAGCACGTCCTTCATCGCCTCTGATTGCCAAGGCATCCACCTTGTACGCTTAGTCACTTAACTATACAACCTCAAAAATTCTTGATGTTGTGTTTTTCAACTAAACACTTGATTGCTTTTGTTCAATCAAGATTTTCTTCTTACTCAGACTTTTTCTTATCCTTTAAAAGGACTTGAAAGTCTCTTCAGTTTTTCAGCTTGTTTCCTGGTTGTTAAAGAACAGAAGATAATAAAGTTATCTTTATTTGGCGTCCCCACGGGGATTCGAACCCCGGTTACCGCCGTGAAAGGGCGATGTCCTAGGCCTCTAGACGATGGGGACAACAAATAAAGATACTCTATCTTACATTTTGCTTACGCACTTTTCTCTCTTCATTCATTTTCTACAATATATCAATCAATCTGTGTGGACACTTATTGTCTCTCGTTTTTGGTAAGGAGGTGATCCAACCGCAGGTTCCCCTACGGTTACCTTGTTACGACTTCACCCCAGTCATGAATCATACCGTGGTAAACGCCCTCCCGAAGGTTAAGCTATCTACTTCTGGTACAACCCACTCCCATGGTGTGACGGGCGGTGTGTACAAGGCCCGGGAACGTATTCACCGCAACATTCTGATTTGCGATTACTAGCGATTCCGACTTCATGGAGTCGAGTTGCAGACTCCAATCCGGACTTAGACGTACTTTGTGAGATTCGCTCCAGCTCGCACTATCGCTTCCCTCTGTATACGCCATTGTAGCACGTGTGTAGCCCTACTCGTAAGGGCCATGATGACTTGACGTCATCCCCACCTTCCTCCGGTTTATCACCGGCAGTCTCCTTTGAGTTCCCGACCAAATCGCTGGCAACAAAGGATAAGGGTTGCGCTCGTTGCGGGACTTAACCCAACATTTCACAACACGAGCTGACGACAGCCATGCAGCACCTGTCTCAGAGTTCCCGAAGGCACCAATCCATCTCTGGAAAGTTCTCTGGATGTCAAGAGTAGGTAAGGTTCTTCGCGTTGCATCGAATTAAACCACATGCTCCACCGCTTGTGCGGGCCCCCGTCAATTCATTTGAGTTTTAACCTTGCGGCCGTACTCCCCAGGCGGTCGATTTATCACGTTAGCTACGGGCGCCAAACTTAAAGTTCAACCCCCAAATCGACATCGTTTACAGCGTGGACTACCAGGGTATCTAATCCTGTTTGCTCCCCACGCTTTCGCACATGAGCGTCAGTACATTCCCAAGGGGCTGCCTTCGCCTTCGGTATTCCTCCACATCTCTACGCATT encodes:
- the mutL gene encoding DNA mismatch repair endonuclease MutL, coding for MAIKILSPQLANQIAAGEVVERPASVVKELVENSLDAGANKIHIDIENGGASLIRIRDNGSGIPKEELSLALARHATSKIADLDDLEAILSLGFRGEALASISSVSRLTLTSRTAEQNEAWQVYAQGREMETTIKPASHPVGTTVEVANLFFNTPARRKFLRTDKTEFAHIDEVIRRIALAKFNIAFTLTHNGKIIRQYHPATNEEQQLKRVAAICGDDFVQHALRIDWKHDDLHLSGWVATPEFTRSQNDLSYCYINGRMVRDKVITHAIRQAYAEHLHTEQYPAFVLFIDLNPHDVDVNVHPTKHEVRFHQARLIHDFICQGVTNALNDIPQAELDLAPAINEAREPSASYQTHYETKPNRAAAGQNIFASNYHQSREKQSENRPHFSNRSEYVPSYGYREQPTKTEQRLYGELVRPVETSQVLTKSAVEQLPQTSEPGYLRALALIENKALLLQQNQQFYLMLLAKLQTLNYELTLQQNEISQQPLLIPIIFRLDEKQFEQWQKQKAFFQQSGFEFIENEAQLRLTLNKVPAVLRTQNLQKCVVSLLAEHVENMPDFLTALCQTLEVKPIKVLADAVSLLSETERFLNKAHQEKFNTLLKPINWQPFLSDL
- the miaA gene encoding tRNA (adenosine(37)-N6)-dimethylallyltransferase MiaA, yielding MTQKTDSKPTALFLMGPTASGKTDLAIQLRQSLPVEVISVDSALIYKGMDIGTAKPSKEELALAPHRLIDILDPAESYSAMNFRDDALREMADITAQGKIPLLVGGTMLYYKALIEGLSPLPSADENLRLEIEEKAQELGWPALHQELQKIDPVSADRINPNDSQRINRALEVFYLTGKSLTELTEQKGEKLPYQFLQFAIAPEDRAVLHQRIEQRFHKMIELGFQEEVEKLYQREDLHPDLPSIRCVGYRQMWEYLRGDYDHEEMVFRGICATRQLAKRQITWLRGWKTPLNWLDSLQPQQAKEIVLRKIDEHFKG
- the glnE gene encoding bifunctional [glutamate--ammonia ligase]-adenylyl-L-tyrosine phosphorylase/[glutamate--ammonia-ligase] adenylyltransferase — translated: MVLSLPLSTEKLIQLGEVLCQHFPEMNLDEITQQIERDATELTTTIGQINYAISLSDFLEKVLKKQPHFLAQWWQTPPQFSDCQHYASRLADQLSTIQNEEQLYKTLRNFRNQEMAKLSFCQSLNLATVEEIFIRLSQLAESLIIGARDWLYKQACEEMGTPCDENGNPQQLYILGMGKLGGFELNFSSDIDLIFTYPSQGETVGARRAIDNAKFFTRLGQRLINALDQFTPDGFVYRTDMRLRPFGDSGALALSFSAMEQYYQDQGRDWERYAMIKGRILGADEQDPNVKTLQQLLRPFVYRRYIDFSVIQALREMKGKIEREVRRRGLKDNIKLGAGGIREIEFIVQVFQLIRGGREIKLQQHELLKLLPEIRDLGLITSQQYHELRDAYIFLRRSENVLQAIDDQQTQLLPTDEENRLRLMIACREYTYLDENNQATTKSYPIENWDDFYQTLQTHQQKVRSVFDALIGEEKDEHSDDNNQWIDFLESDLDDIEQMLVDNHIDEDAISDTLDKLIQFKEGLARRVIGSRGREVLAHLLPNIFPQIFEQKNYRTLLPRILNIVDRIASRTTYLELLLENPQAIEQLIELCAQSQMIAEQVARHPILLDELLKTEALRNPLPFTQYPDELKQYMLRLPQDDEDQFIDGLRQFKQSILLRVAAADILGVLPVMKVSDHLTYLAEAIIDAVVNFAWQQVSQRFGVPEHLVDKTEKGFLVIGYGKLGGIELGYKSDLDLVFLYQAVEGVTVGGKKSIDSNQFYLRLAQKIVSIFSMNTSAGILYDVDMRLRPSGDAGLLGCSLQAFENYQLNEAWTWEKQALVRSRAIFGETELKAEFEKIRCNVLSAQRDINQLKIEVREMREKMYDHLSHTKEGFFNIKTDRGGITDIEFIAQYLMLANAPANPTLTKWSDNVRIFDSMAEYHIISLTECEKLKSCYVTLRNKIHHLNLLGNPVIVDDSAFTEEREFVCSFWQKLFS